In Neoarius graeffei isolate fNeoGra1 chromosome 19, fNeoGra1.pri, whole genome shotgun sequence, the sequence aattattaccgGCCAACCATGAAAAATCCAGTTAAAAACTTCACgttcaaacttttttttaatctagAGTGATCAATCATAGACATGTGTTTGATCAACTTTATTCACATTTAAACATGGGGCTAAAAcccttgaagatggggctaaaccaCCGGATACGTCCTGGAGCTGCAACAGAAAAAGAGTCGATTCCCAGGAAAGATGTCTGTGTGTGCCTTGAAGGGTTAAGATTTAATGTTCAtgagcaaaaaaaaccccataaagCATTATACAGAACATCTATAATAGATGCCTTAAGTTCTTTTAGTATTTTCTTAATACCGTAAGTTTTCACTCACTGGGAAATCCATACAGTTAGTAGGATTAAGAACCAGATAATCATGAATCAGGTAAAAGGCTGTTCACGTATAAAGCGATTCACTCGTCGTCCATCACTTGGCAGTTAACCCTTGGGCGCTGGCAGACATTCCAAGCTCTGGTTGCCTCTTAGGTGTCCCTCTTGTATGTTTATTTATAACTCAGTGTTGGTGTCATCTGTTAGTCAGCGCTATCCTTCGCTCCCAGTGGAATCATCTCAATTGCTTCGCTTCAAAGTTgagatttgtttaacttggtaccCGCCCACTTTGCATCACCAACGGTTATTTTGCCTGTCACAGGGCTCGACGTTAACGATAGACCGACTGTCCGGGaaaaccaaatgtttggtccggaCAGGTCAAACCTGCATCTGCCTGTCTGACaggacaagttgaatatttgttgaaactcaccatttttatagtaattattccaaAGTTGCATTaacaaagttccaacaaaactacttcccctcagtgatccggccgtgttATTGTTTTCGAAATTCCAGGGAAGCGGAGTGCAGCAGAtgcatgtgtgtgtaaaaataaccacgttgtaatatctaattatagattaataGACTCTAAATTCACCAAAATTGGAGAAATGGCGATCGACTACCtcagtaaaataaatatctgtggtgaatcttcatttctttCGGACagtcattgtatttttcttttgtggtccacattaaccatcacaaatgtggtAAAATATTTTGCGGGAATTTTACCACAGTGCCGAACTCacttacggtttgttttcattcacagcgTGATTCTGTCCCCCTCATCATGTGCAGCTTATTTTCTTTTTtaccagggctctacattaactttctgaaaccacttgtcctgtcgggcaagttgaaaggaaatgtaCTTGTccaaatgtgaagttgacttgtccaaagaaaaatttgaggaaaaaaacacaaactatttgtaataaactaatttcaccagaattactttaacacaaaaatctattcactgcagaaaaaaattggactccatcaatcattaatttatttatgggaaattgaaaaccagaaaattaaaattatatatattttctctcgtctcgtcttcttccgcttatccaggaccgggtcgcggaggcagcagtctaagcatggaagcccaaacttccctttccccagacacctcggccagctcctcgggaagaacaccgaggcgttcccaggccagccgagagacatagtccctccagcgtgtcctgggtcttccccggggcctcctcccggggggacatgcctggaacacctccccagggaggcgtccaggaggcatccgaaaaagatgcccgagccacctcagctggttcctctcgatgtgaaggagcagcggctctactccgagctcctcccgagtgactgtgcttctcaccctatctctaagggagcgcccagccaccctgcgaaggaaactcatttcagccgcttgtatccgcgatcttgttctttctgtcattacccaaagctcatgaccataggtgagagtcggaacgtagatcgaccggtaaattgagagcttcgccttttggctcagctccttcttcaccacgacggaccggtaaagcgaccgcatcactgcggaggctgcaccgatccgcctgtcgatctcacgctccatccttccctcactcgtgaacaagatcccgagatacttaaactcctccacttgaggcaggacttctccaccaacctggagagggcaagccacccttttccggtcgagaaccatggcctcggacttggaggtgctgattctcatcccagccgcttcacactcgactgcaaaccgccccagtgcatgctgaaggtcctggtttgaagaagccaacaggacaacatcatccgcaaaaagcagagatgaaatcctgtggttcccaaacaggattccttccggcccctggctgcgcctagaaattctgtccataaaaattatgaacagaaccggtgacaaagggcagccctgacggagtccaacatgcactgggaacaggtctgacttactgccggcaatgcgaaccagactcctgctccgttcgtacagggactggacagcccttagcaaagagccccgaaccccatactcccgaagcaccccccacagaataccacgggggacacggtcgaatgccttctccagatccacaaagcacatgtggactggttgggcaaactcccatgaaccctcgagcaccctataaagggtatagagctggtccagtgttccgcgaccaggacgaaaaccgcattgttcctcctggatccgaggttcgactattggtcgaattctcctctccagtaccctggagtaaactttccctgggaggctgagaagtgtgattcccctataattggagcacactctccggtcccctttcttaaaaagagggaccaccaccccagtctgccactccagaggcactgtccccgaccgccacgcaatgttgcagaggcgtgtcaaccaagacagccccacaacatccagagacttgagatactcagggcggatctcatccacccccggtgccttgccaccgaggagcttgcaaaccacctcagtgacttcggcttgggtaatggacgagtccacctctgagtcatcagcctcagtctcctcagtggaagacatgacggtgggattgaggagatcctcaaagtattccttccaccgcccgacaatgtccccagtcgaggtcaacagctccccacccgcactgtaaacagtgttggcagagtactgcttccccctcctgaggcgccggacggtttgccagaatttcttcgaggccgaccgatagtccttctccatggcctccccaaactcctcccagttccgagtttttgcctccgcaactgcccgagctgcagcacgcctggcctgccgatacccgtcggctgcctcaggagtcctggaggtcaacatggcccgataggactccttcttcagcttgacggcatcccttacttccggtgtccaccaccgggttcggggattgccgccacgacaggcaccggagaccttgcggccacagctccgaacagctgcatccacaatggaggtagagaacatggtccactcagactcaatgtcccccgcctccctcggaagctgggaaaagctctcccggaggtgggagttaaagacctccccaacagagtgctcggccagacgttcccagcagaccctcaccatacgtttgggcctgccaggtctgtccagcttcctcctccgccagcggatccaactcaccaccaggtggtgatcagttgacaactcagcccctctcttcacccgagtgtccaagacatagggtcggagatcagatgacacgactacaaagtcgatcatcgacctccgacctaaggtgtcctggtgccacgtgcacttatggacacccctatgctcgaacatggtgttcgttatggacaaactgtgactagcacagaagtccaataacaaaacaccactcgggttcagatcggggaggccgttcctcccaaccacgcccctccaggtgtcactgtcatcgcccacgtgagcattgaagtcccccagtagcacaatggagtccccagtctgagcacccctcagtacctctcccagggactccaagaaggctggatactctatactgctatttggcccgtaggcacaaacaacagcaagagccctctccccaatccgaaggcgcagagaggcgaccctctcgttcactggggtaaactccaacacatggcggctgagctggggagctataaggaagcccacaccagcccgccgccgctcaccacgggcgactccagagaagtggaaagtccagcccctctcaaggagctgggttccagagcccaagctgtgcgtggaggtgagcccgactatctctagccggtacctctcaacctcccgcacaagctcaggctccttccccccccagcgaagtgacattccatgtcccaacagccagccgctgtgtccggggatcaggtcgtcgaggcccctgccttcgactgccacccaatccacactgcaccaaacccctactgctacctctgtgggtggtgaacccacaggaggtcgggcccacgtcacctcttcgggctgagcccggccgggccccatgggcaaaggcccggccaccaagcgctcgcatacgagccccaaccccgggcctggctccagggtggggccccggctgcgtcctaccgggcgacgtcacggtcctggatttttcctccatagggggttttttggtgaactgctcttggtctggcctgtcacctaggacctgtctgccttgggaaaccctaacaggggcataatgcccccgacaacatagctcctaggatcattcaagcacacaaacccctccaccacaataaggtggcagttctaggaggggatatatattttcattttttaattattaactttgaatatatatcctccactgattaattgttgttgtctaattattcagtgtggctcctgtatggtatttaatggttgcaatgaaagttgcggtgttttttaggtttttgttgcgattacattgcgggaggaagtgaaagttgcgagaaattgtcgcgattttctctttttgtgattaaaattgagtgatatattaaatattaagttattactgaaaaactattgattaaaaaaacaaagacactgagaaatggtcctataaacaactttaccaatataaaagattaccaggactacaaaaatgcagaaaaataggctttacttatccaaatgctcctgttggttcaaaagttaaagtgcacagaacctcacagcacaacatgaagttaccttaaaatataatataaatgcctcagctttcatgtaagaaaaaaaaaactattaatactagtactgtgtgcaggcagtctctcctgaagactaaattaaacaataattataaactaataaaataaatggctcaggcttcatagaagaaaaaaaaaacaatttgaacagaatctcacagtatgatgctgaagctgcctaagcaatggaaaataaaataccattttggcaaaaatgttggcatccattaatttcttgtattaagtaaaaaataaagtgcacacagtccttcactgtaaacataacacactttcagtaacagaatttaagcctacataaacactgactcgcgcatgctgcttctcttgaacgtatacacggaagtaaggcggaacgtagtttgtcgacgtcacctcaagacaacgccaacgattggaaaatttgcgggaaagttgcggtgattggatataatcagtggcgatcctagactgatttactccccgggcgaaaccccctgccggcgcccccccccgcccgtcttgttttttttttcgggggtttttttttgggggaccttttttttttctttggggaccgtttttttttgggggggaccgtttttttttttggcgcccgcactcgtgccgcccccccgcattgggctctgtattagccaacagaatgttaacagctttacatggtcatttaaacatttctcgtcgtgtgttgtacgtcgcggacacggcccattataaatttgctgttaccagaatggcaatgatcaagtcgtaatgtattacttaagactctgtgtaatgtcatagtagtgtagtatggtagtaaagtctttttgatgactagtacaacgttccgctggcgggattgtgcatattatggggctatgaCAAGTTAggctcacacatacacactgatgacgtcacctgcgcaactttggtattgggcttccccatccaaaatggtccccccccccccccccccccccgtcttgtttttttttttttcggggttttttttgggggactttttttttttgggaccgttttttttttcgcgcccgcgctcgtgcccccCCCACGATGCCGCcctgggcggctgcccggtcggaccgcccccaggaccgcccctggatataattgcaacaccgccctgaatttgcggggattggttgaatttgcattgaaattgcagatcgcaacatcgtgaaatcctggagggtctggtaaatgaccgtttacttttcagctcaaatacacgaagcggtattggccggtttcgcaagcggaatattgcgcatgcgcacatcgctctttccgaagagaaacatccggcgattcatcaaaacaaaatgtcgagtgagatgcttcggaaatcatgtgaataaactgataaatttgatatgtaacccgaatatcggcgtattttggcacttgtccgatcggacaagtaactgagacgatgaacttgtccgacataaaggatcacttgtcccgggcaagtggacaaccgttaatgtcgagccctgtttactccagtttcatttctttaaattaatttatacatcaggttttactggattaatcaagatttaactttatttcctcaagaagctttgaatttgggtgagtctaactcttaaaactgcaggtcAGCTCCTGGGTTTTAACAACACGCGCCATAATGAGgctttggaaagtttttgtttattgttacagttaaagtttgagttttattgaaaaattataaatcattaaagcataatgattatcataacaATACCTGATTTTTGataatcactttcctttcattgaactagtaaatacattttaataaaaaggttatggtcaggacaagtgaaaaatcttgctgcttgtccaacTGGACGAGTGGATTAAAAAGCTAATGCCGAACCCTGCAGTCATCGCTGCAAGTCACCAAACTTCACTGATATTCCCTGTTCTTTCATTGCCACATAGCTGCTAGTCTGTTCCTGTGTGTATGCCCCTTAACTTACATGACACATCATCTTCACGACTAAACTAAATAAAGTTTTTTAATGCAAATAAGTCACTGTGCTAACCCCTTATTAAGTGGTTAGGCTAGAGATAGTAATTTAGATAGGATAGGTTTTCTCAGTGCATAGAACACATTTAACAAGATGtttctttttttcctccccaCAGATGACGAGGTGAGCTATGTTGTGATTAGCATTTCCCAGTCACATGGAAGGATAGTAACTGTTGGCTATCACCTCCCATGCCGTGGAAACATCAGGATGAAGAAGACGTTTAGCCTTAAGACGTTCCGAAAGTCGTTCAACATCAAGGGCAAAGAGGATGGAGATTTTGTGATGCTCCAGAAGCCGTCATTGGCCCCCGAGTTCACAAAAGACGACTCTCTTTTTGGGAGTTGTTATGCCAAAGACCTAGCTTGTGACCTCCATGGTGAGGACGCGAGGGCCCACAAGAACCGATCCAAGAGTGAAAGCCTTATGGGGACCTTAAAAAGGAGACTTTCTTCCAAACAGAAACCTAAAAGTAAAGGAGGGTCAGCCTCCGTGGGCTTGGGAGATGATGACGATACTTTCTCGTCCTCTTCAGTCCCCATAAGCTTTAATGAAGCCAAAGCCCAGCGCCCTTTAAGATCAGCTTCCCTGCGGAGTCATCACTAcagcccttccccttggcccataAGAGCCGTTGACCCTGAGGAAGCCTGCATTAAGATGGAGGTGAAGGTAAAAGCCACGGTTCACACACCTAGCTCCAGTCCGTCCTTTAACGGTGTCAGAAAAGAATTCCATGACATCCAAATGGAGGGACTTTTTGATGATCGAAGCGGATCTATGAAGAATTTAGAGCCTCCAAACAGTGACTTGCATTTAAACATGGAAGAGCACGTGCCTGTAGTTATTGGACTGACACCTCAGGACTACATCCAGTACACAATGCCTTTAGATGAGGGAATGTACCCCGAATCATCCCACTCGTTGTGCTTGGATGGCACCTCACCAATCGAGGTGATGGAACAAGTCAATGACGAATCATTGAATGTGGATCAAGGCCACGTTGACCATGATCTTTTAACATCGGATATTCTCATGGATCAATCCATGAACGGGATTGTACTCGGTACTCCGGGAATAGGCCTTCAAAATTCAGGATCCGAGGCTCCTTCACTTTCACCTTCGCTTTCTCCTGTTTCTGCTGGTGAAATTCCAAGAACCTATTCTGGGTTTGGTGGTGCCGATTCACACGTTGCCGAAAGAGTGAGGCATCATCTCAATTTCGACCCAAACTTTGCTCCGGGTGTCAGCAGGGTATACGATTCAGTACAAAGCAGTGGACCAATGGTTGTCACAAGCCTTACAGAAGAGTTGAAGAAATTGGCGAAACAGGGTTGGTACTGGGGACCTATAACGCGATGGGAAGCTGAGGACAAACTCGTCGACCTTCCGGATGGTTCTTTTTTGGTGCGCGATAGCTCAGACGACCGTTATCTTCTCAGTTTGAGCTTTCGATCACAAGGCAAGACTCTTCACACCCGGATCGAACACTCGAACGGAAGGTTCAGCTTTTACGAACAGCCTGATGTCGAAGGTCACACATCCATCGTTGACCTCATCGAACACTCCATTAAGGACTCTGAAAACGGCGCGTTTTGTTACTCCAGATCGCGCCAGCCAGGGTCTGCGACGTACCCGGTTCGATTAACCAATCCCGTATCTCGTTTCATGCAAGTGCGTTCGCTGCAGTACTTGTGCCGATTCGTTATTCGACAATACACACGGATTGACCTGATTCAGAAACTACCTTTACCAAACAAAATGAAAGATTACTTGCAGGAAAAGCACTACTGAACTGGGATACAGTAGTCAAATTGCACTTTTGGATCAAGTTGATGTTAAATGGTTTACAGACATTTTGTGGAGTTCAAGTGATCCGTTAGGTTTGTTTTGTATCAAAAGCATTAGTTTATCTCATATTGGTCAATTTGTTGTTGCTCAGATTCATTATAAAGGTACACTTTGATTTTGGATCTGTTTTTTTGGGGAACC encodes:
- the LOC132867199 gene encoding suppressor of cytokine signaling 6: MKKTFSLKTFRKSFNIKGKEDGDFVMLQKPSLAPEFTKDDSLFGSCYAKDLACDLHGEDARAHKNRSKSESLMGTLKRRLSSKQKPKSKGGSASVGLGDDDDTFSSSSVPISFNEAKAQRPLRSASLRSHHYSPSPWPIRAVDPEEACIKMEVKVKATVHTPSSSPSFNGVRKEFHDIQMEGLFDDRSGSMKNLEPPNSDLHLNMEEHVPVVIGLTPQDYIQYTMPLDEGMYPESSHSLCLDGTSPIEVMEQVNDESLNVDQGHVDHDLLTSDILMDQSMNGIVLGTPGIGLQNSGSEAPSLSPSLSPVSAGEIPRTYSGFGGADSHVAERVRHHLNFDPNFAPGVSRVYDSVQSSGPMVVTSLTEELKKLAKQGWYWGPITRWEAEDKLVDLPDGSFLVRDSSDDRYLLSLSFRSQGKTLHTRIEHSNGRFSFYEQPDVEGHTSIVDLIEHSIKDSENGAFCYSRSRQPGSATYPVRLTNPVSRFMQVRSLQYLCRFVIRQYTRIDLIQKLPLPNKMKDYLQEKHY